ATTCGTTCGTCCACGTATAGGGTGCATATACCAGGTTACCTAAAACTCGAGCCGAGAAGCTTCGTGGTGTTCCTTCGCCAATACCGCTGTTCAACAACACGCCCCAGGCGAACCATATGGCTGAACTAAGATTCAGGGCATCCTCTTCGGTACCATCGTTGCTCGACATTTTGAACCTGCCGAATGGTGAAAACCGATCCAACAGATACAGCACCAAAGCGACCACATGCACCGATACCATCACCAGTATCCAGAGTGTGTTGCTGAACGGTTGCAAGAAGGATACGAGGGTACTGGAGCGCGATGGTTTCTTTTCCAGGATGGTAATGCCCTGGTATTTGAATGGCTTCGAGAACTCGATAAATTCGGCCCGTTCAGGGTTGATGGTTAGCGGGGCAACGATCAGATCGGCACGTTCCGCTACCAGCTCACCAAtcaaaccattccattccttcttCACCGTCGTGCCGATACCGGTTGTGTGGTTCTTTAGTTGATAATGCCCAAACTGTCCGTCCGGTGAAAGGGCCAGATCGTAGGTAAAGTTGATTCGCTGAGCTAATGCCTTTAGCAGATCGATGCAGTATCCTTTACAGCAGTACTCTTGTTCTGTTGGAAAGAAAACAGTCCCATTTAGTATGCAACAGGGAACGTGGAACGATTACCCATTTACCATTGCCATtggaaatgttgaaatgtGGACAGACCACCTCATCATCCGCGCAATCAATCTCATCGTCCAGCAGCTTACGAGCGTAAACGAACGGTTTCTCCTCGATGGTAAGCACCTTTAGGTGGGTCGGTATCATAATTCCTTCCGGTTTCTTTCCCGTATTTCCCGGCCATGTGATACTGCTATCATTTATCTTCAAGCgcatctttcgcttttcctgcaAAGTACATCCGATGTCAGcttttggagggggggggggggggaggcaacCGTGTGGTGCGGTATATGCGGTGCTTACCGAGTCATAGTGGAAACTGCCAACTTTCACGAAGGAATGATTTTCGTGCACATTGATGACGTCGTACTCCGCGTACATCCGATCACCGTTGTCATCGAAACCTACCTGGCCTGTTTGGCCTCGAATGTTACGGGTCTTCAAATAGCCGAATAATCGCTTCCCTAAAGAAAACCACAACGTAAAATTGATTATAGACGAAACTTACTGCAACCACTAATCCTCACCTGATTCCCAAATAACGCCCGAATCGTCGCAATCTTTTGGCGCCTCAGTGATTGACTCGTTGACAGTCATTTCCTTTATAGCCGAGGCGAGAATATAGATCGCATCCTGTTGGATAGAACAACATAACATCACTACAAGTGCCGCAATTGGCGCCTATTTACTACTACCTTAATGTGATCGGTTTCATTTTCTGCGTTATTCAACTTTAGACCGAGGATTCCGATCGGAGTGTTGTTGGCACTGAGTGCCTGCTCGGTTACAATCCAAATATGCCCATACTCGGTCATGTTGTGGATGGCTGCATCGCGGAAAATAACGTGCGCATCCTCTTGgctagtggtttagtgggaatgcaacaacaaacagaatATTAGTGGTGTGGTTGTGGAGCGTAGCATAAGGATAGCATACCTGGCATACAGAAGATAGACACGTGATTGTGCCGTTTTCATGTCCATCAGGTAGGAACTGAAGCTTTCCAGCTTCGGTTCGAACTCAACGATCGATTCAACCGTTGCACGCACATCGATATCATCGTAGTTGGTTTGCGATGTTGTCTGAAAGCGACCCAGAACGGCACGGCCGTCCGTATCGGAGCTGTGTATGATTATAACCTAAGGATTTGAGAAAAAACAGGCCAATCAAATGGGAGGCCACAATGTACAACAAACCATGTCGTACCTTAGTGTATCCGAAATGACTTAAAATCTCGAGCCATACATCCGCCTGATGATAGTACGGTGGAACGGTGCGCAGGAATGATACATGAATGTTTTTGTCGGAAAATGCTGCCTCTCTGGACGAAATACCGATGACGGGAATCTGGTAGAATCCACTTGTGTAGCTAACAGCTGCCGGTGAAAGATCACCCGTAGGCTCATGGGAAACCACTACCGCGTAGACCTATCCAACGAAAAAATAAGGATTAAACTCATCCGGACGAGCAGATATCGCAATCACTTACCCTACGGGAGATCAAGTGTTTACAAACATTGAGCGCCGTTTTGATGGGATTCTTATCGATCCGAATTGTTTTGTCGTAATAGGTTGTTCCCCTAGGTACGTACTGTTGGTCAAAGTTGAGATGCTAAACGGGAATACAAAACAGAACCGGGTTGGCTGTTGTACCGATTCAGTGCAAAAAGGattctttccccttttgcaATGCTGGATTAGATAACACTTACGGCGATGACTGTTGCGAAGTGAGATTCACTTTCGTTATTGCTCAACACCCCACCAATGTTGTAGTAGGATGGGTTCTCTACCCCGTTCGGTTTTTGCGCCAATAGTGCCTGTGgtatcatcaggctcaacagcAAACACGTAAGAGGTAGCATTTGAATGAATTGCATCCTGCCGCTTATAAGCCCGTTTTCgaggtttttctttccacatAAATCCTCTAGTCACCCACCCGCACACACCCACTTTATGCGCTAGATTTTTCTGGCGAATGTAAATCAAGTAGTGCAGTCGCTTATCGCTGTAGTAAACAGGGCTCCTCTTATCCTTAGCTCTATCTCTTCATTGGCACGATCGTAGACGGTTTCACCATTTGTTATTACTGCATCGGGACACACAGATTTTAGGAGGCAAATTTTTCAATCCATTTTTTCACCATcgcggctactgctgctatccTTGAGCGCTGTCAAACGAGACACTTTCACGTGTCCTCTCCTTCCAATCGTCGGGGCGTCAGGATATTCGCAGCGAGTCGGAGTGCGCATGATCCGGACTGGCAGGACTCCAACAGCTGATTCAAATGTTTACGTCCAAAATCGTGGCGCTACATTGCATGCGAGTTCCACGGCGACAATGTCGACAACATAAAGCAGTTGATTTAAAATGATCGACATAGAGAACGGACGACGCCCGTTCCAAAGGGCTTATCAAAATGCAATCATCGCTTGGCATCGCATCGTTCCACATTATTTCTTGATTGAGCAAGGCTTCGTGGGATGGGCAGCTACAGAGATATGTTGGTCACCTACACCACCTACACCAACCGATCGGTCAGACCCTGCTTGCTGCCATTCAAACATAGCATATGTTACGGGCAACGTTGCAGACAACGAGAAcatgtggtggtggagctcAGGCACCTAGCGCATTGAAATGATAAGACGTTATCGCTGGAAAGATACTCTTGTCTACTATCAGATGTTTGAAACGTCTAACGGTAACATTGTTCCCTGTGCTGGCACAGTCACCATCGCTTAGTGTACTCTGATACGTCGTGGCCGGTCGAGCGTGTGTTTTCGTGGGCAGCAAAGGCAAGCTAGCGGTGCTTGACATTCCGCGTTCAAGATGTTGAACACCTTTTCCGTACTCTCACCACACCTTAAGTTTAAGTATAAGTTTGTGACGATCGACAATTTGGCGTTCAAGTTCCACTACCGGGCTACTttcatcatgctgctggtgtgtacACTGCTCGTCACATCAAGGTAATAaggatggctggatggatgggtgtAGAGATAACATTGGGCACACTGTTACTCATATCGCTCTCTTCATGCGATTCCGTCCAGACAGTACATCGGGGAGCATATACGGTGCATAACCGGTGGTTCCATACCGGAACATGTCATCAATACGTTTTGCTTCTTCACGACCACGTTCACCGTAATTCGGCACTATAATGAAACGTTACTGCAGCAAGGCCAGCTGCCTCATCCGGGCGTTGGACCGATGTACACTGAAGATACTACGAAGCGACATGCGTACTACCAGTGGGTTCCCTTCATTCTGTTCCTGCAGGCACTAACGTTCTACGCACCGCATAAAATATGGCGGTCATTCGAGGGTAAGAGCTAAGCCTGTCGCTCAGATAAGCCGCACTTTGCTTTCATTCGCTCTTTTGAAGTGATTCATCCCTGGCTGTGgcttcacttcactcttcACTTGCAGGTGGACGACTGAAAAACCTTGTCGATGGCCTGCACATGGCGCATCTGAGCGAGCATTACCGGGCACAGCGAGACATTGCTTTCGGCACGCGGCATACACTTTTAACACGCGATAACGTCGATGCGAAGCTGGACGTTGTGAAGCGAGAGTTCTTCAAGCATGTACAGATCCACGGGAACTGGGCGTGGAAATTATGCTGTTGCGAGATGCTGAACCTGCTCAATTGCCTCGTACAGATGATCTTCACGCACCTCTTTCTCGGTCGCCAATTTTGGGATCTGGGACCACGGTTTTTGGCAGAAGATTTCGAGGGTACGATGGACATACTGGATACCGTCTTCCCGAAGGTGACCAAGTGCCATTTCTACAAGTACGGACCAACGGGATCGATCCAAAAGCACGACGCGCTATGTGTAATGGCACTCAACGTGATTAACGAAAAGATCTTTACCTGGCTCTGGTTCTGGTACGTGGTGCTGTTGACCATCTCCGTTCTGGCGCTCGTATGGCGTTTGATTACGATACTGCTCCACAACAGGTAATCTTCAACCGGGTGCATTCATGCACTTGTGAGTGACTTGTCCTAATTTTTCCTAATCTTAATAGGTGGACCAAACTTACCGCGGTGATCCTCTCGTTTGCTAGCCCCGGCCGGTTGAATCCACAAGACGTGGAATTCGTTACGTACAATTTGGGTTTCTCGCAGTGGCTTTTCCTATACTATCTGGCCAAAAATATGGATGGACACCTGTTTCGGAAGGTTTTGCGCAGCATCATTGATGAGCTGCAGAATCCTCCAGAACCGAGCCAACTGGGAATCG
The sequence above is a segment of the Anopheles darlingi chromosome 2, idAnoDarlMG_H_01, whole genome shotgun sequence genome. Coding sequences within it:
- the LOC125951035 gene encoding glutamate [NMDA] receptor subunit 1, coding for MQFIQMLPLTCLLLSLMIPQALLAQKPNGVENPSYYNIGGVLSNNESESHFATVIAHLNFDQQYVPRGTTYYDKTIRIDKNPIKTALNVCKHLISRRVYAVVVSHEPTGDLSPAAVSYTSGFYQIPVIGISSREAAFSDKNIHVSFLRTVPPYYHQADVWLEILSHFGYTKVIIIHSSDTDGRAVLGRFQTTSQTNYDDIDVRATVESIVEFEPKLESFSSYLMDMKTAQSRVYLLYASQEDAHVIFRDAAIHNMTEYGHIWIVTEQALSANNTPIGILGLKLNNAENETDHIKDAIYILASAIKEMTVNESITEAPKDCDDSGVIWESGKRLFGYLKTRNIRGQTGQVGFDDNGDRMYAEYDVINVHENHSFVKVGSFHYDSEKRKMRLKINDSSITWPGNTGKKPEGIMIPTHLKVLTIEEKPFVYARKLLDDEIDCADDEVVCPHFNISNGNEQEYCCKGYCIDLLKALAQRINFTYDLALSPDGQFGHYQLKNHTTGIGTTVKKEWNGLIGELVAERADLIVAPLTINPERAEFIEFSKPFKYQGITILEKKPSRSSTLVSFLQPFSNTLWILVMVSVHVVALVLYLLDRFSPFGRFKMSSNDGTEEDALNLSSAIWFAWGVLLNSGIGEGTPRSFSARVLGMVWAGFAMIIVASYTANLAAFLVLERPKTKLTGINDARLRNTMENLTCATVKGSSVDMYFRRQVELSNMYRTMEANNYDTAEKAIQDVKEGKLMAFIWDSSRLEYEASKDCELVTAGELFGRSGYGIGLQKGSPWTDAVTLAILDFHESGFMESLDKEWIFHGNVQQCEQFEKTPNTLGLKNMAGVFILVGAGIVGGIGLIIIEVVYKKHQIKKQKKMEIARHAADKWRGTIEKRKTLRASLAMQRQYNVGLNSVSKSVSQNCEKARYPILPPLPRTPERAWPKDQEYIVNRKNNNSNKPPPRYMPTYATDVSHLIV
- the LOC125951673 gene encoding innexin inx7, whose product is MLNTFSVLSPHLKFKYKFVTIDNLAFKFHYRATFIMLLVCTLLVTSRQYIGEHIRCITGGSIPEHVINTFCFFTTTFTVIRHYNETLLQQGQLPHPGVGPMYTEDTTKRHAYYQWVPFILFLQALTFYAPHKIWRSFEGGRLKNLVDGLHMAHLSEHYRAQRDIAFGTRHTLLTRDNVDAKLDVVKREFFKHVQIHGNWAWKLCCCEMLNLLNCLVQMIFTHLFLGRQFWDLGPRFLAEDFEGTMDILDTVFPKVTKCHFYKYGPTGSIQKHDALCVMALNVINEKIFTWLWFWYVVLLTISVLALVWRLITILLHNRWTKLTAVILSFASPGRLNPQDVEFVTYNLGFSQWLFLYYLAKNMDGHLFRKVLRSIIDELQNPPEPSQLGIDTVDCGFDVDDDLLSNQSSLKKDGRFRYESEPKKA